A genomic segment from Nicotiana tabacum cultivar K326 chromosome 7, ASM71507v2, whole genome shotgun sequence encodes:
- the LOC142162246 gene encoding uncharacterized protein LOC142162246 gives MKILEESKGKWPEVLPGVLWAYRTTTKTSTGKTPFSLVYKAEVLLSVEIGEPSMRYMHATEEANGEELRVNLDFLEERKEVPFIRMTAQKQMIERYYNRKANLRYFKIEDFVLKKVFWSTKAANAGKLHPNWEGPYRV, from the coding sequence ATGAAGATATTAGAAGAatcaaaaggcaaatggcccgaggTATTACCAGGGGTGCTATGGGCTTACCGCACAACAACAAAAACTAGTACGGGTAAGACTCCATTTTCACTTGTATACAAAGCAGAAGTTTTACTTTCAGTGGAGATAGGTGAACCAAGTATGAGGTACATGCATGCCACTGAAGAGGCAAATGGGGAAGAGCTACGAGTAAATTTGGATTTTCTAGAAGAAAGGAAGGAAGTACCATTTATTCGAATGACAGCTCAAAAACAAATgattgaacgatattacaacaGGAAAGCAAATTTGAGGTACTTCAAAATTGAGGACTTCGTCCTCAAAAAGGTGTTCTGGTCAACAAAAGCGGCAAATGCAGGAAAATTGCATCCAAATTGGGAAGGCCCATATAGGGTTTGA
- the LOC142162245 gene encoding uncharacterized protein LOC142162245 codes for MKVYIDGMLVKSTQTGDHFQHLSDTFEILCKYNMKLNPEKGVFGMASALKKQNQFEWTDECQQALKDLKSYLSNLPLLSKSKDGERLLIYLVMSKEAYPYLKKLALALIMSSGKLRPYFQYYLISVITAFPLRNILHKHELSGRLAKWSIELSEYDIIYQPRTAIKLQVLANFVANFNTNLVPETEKELLVYTRANLWTWTLFTDGSSNVKGARLGIILILPSGEIIRQAIKYYPITNNETEYEVVIVGLELARELGIKQIVIKSDSQLVVNQMHGTYVARETRMQQYLKKVQELLRQFQTWKVVQIPKEENA; via the exons ATGAAAGTCTACATAGACGGTATGTTGGTCAAGTCAACACAGACAGGGGATCATTTTCAACACTTGTCAGACACCTTTGAGATTCTCTGCAAGTATAATATGAAGTTAAACCCGGAAAAAGGTGTTTTTGGCATGGCTTCAG CGCTGAAAAAACAAAATCAGTTTGAATGGACTGACGAGTGCCAACAAGCTCTTAAGGACCTAAAGTCATATCTATCAAATCTGCCTTTGTTATCCAAATCAAAAGACGGTGAAAGATTGCTCATTTACCTCGTTATGTCAAAAGAAGCG TATCCATACCTTAAAAAGCTTGCTTTAGCATTAATTATGTCATCTGGGAAGTTACGACCTTACTTTCAATATTATCTTATTTCTGTTATAACTGCTTTTCCCCTAAGAAACATACTGCATAAACATGAATTATCAGGTAGATTAGCTAAATGGTCAATAGAACTTAGTGAGTATGATATCATATATCAGCCTAGAACTGCAATAAAATTGCAGGTGTTAGCAAATTTTGTAGCGAATTTTAACACGAATTTAGTTCCTGAGACAGAGAAGGAACTACTGGTGTATACCAGAGCTAATCTGTGGACTTGGACTCTATTTACTGATGGTTCCTCAAATGTTAAAGGAGCACGTTTAGGAATTATTTTAATTCTACCTTCAGGTGAAATCATAAGACAAGCAATAAAATATTATCCAATCACTAACAATGAGACAGAGTATGAAGTTGTGATTGTAGGCTtggaattggcacgagaacttggTATCAAACAAATAGTGATCAAAAGTGACTCGCAGCTGGTGGTTAATCAAATGCATGGGACTTACGTAGCAAGAGAGACACGAATGCAGCAATACCTAAAAAAGGTACAAGAATTGCTCAGACAATTTCAGACATGGAAAGTCGTACAAATACCCAAGGAGGAAAATGCATAA